In a single window of the Flavivirga spongiicola genome:
- a CDS encoding RidA family protein yields the protein MNIKEKLKALNLELPNVSTPGGAYESVNIRGNIAYVAIQFPIINGTLHYQGRLGAKLTTEDGYKAMQMCALNVIAQIDKKVGFNNIEGLNHLDVYYQSHDDWNDAPKVVNGASDLFINMLDDKGTHSRAIFGVDKLYSNLSVGLTCTFTLNK from the coding sequence ATGAATATTAAAGAAAAATTAAAAGCTTTAAATCTAGAGCTTCCAAATGTATCAACTCCAGGAGGGGCATACGAGTCAGTGAATATTAGAGGAAACATTGCATATGTGGCCATTCAGTTTCCTATTATAAATGGAACATTACATTATCAGGGAAGGCTAGGAGCAAAACTAACAACAGAAGATGGTTATAAGGCCATGCAAATGTGTGCACTAAATGTAATTGCTCAAATAGATAAAAAAGTTGGTTTTAATAACATTGAAGGTTTAAATCACCTAGACGTCTATTATCAATCTCACGATGACTGGAACGATGCACCAAAAGTAGTTAATGGGGCTTCAGATTTATTTATAAATATGTTAGATGATAAAGGGACACATTCCAGAGCCATATTTGGTGTAGATAAACTTTACAGTAATTTAAGTGTGGGCTTAACCTGCACATTTACTCTTAATAAATAA
- a CDS encoding glycosyltransferase family 9 protein, protein MKIPRSVNVFRSKVMKGLTKNIGNSYSIPKINPNSKIEIKSILISRPNHRLGNQLLLTPLVQEVINTFPDCKIDLFVKGGVAYPVFENYEQIDKIIQLPKKPFSHLLDYGWCWLKLKKKHYDLVINGDKNSSSGRLSTQFSKATYKIFGDVDEEIQNTYKDYEHISKYPIYILRHFLEKLGFSKNNNEIPVLNIKLSEVEIANGKKILDTIADNDKNTICIYTNATGSKCYSEDWWETFYTRLKKEYSNYNIIEMLPIENISKISFKAPSFYSKDIREMGAIIKNTTVFIAADNGVMHLASASLTPTVGFFSVTNQNIYEPYGNGSVALNTNKTTIDDWFIEIDRILKS, encoded by the coding sequence ATGAAAATACCTAGAAGTGTAAATGTTTTTAGGAGTAAGGTGATGAAAGGGCTGACTAAAAATATAGGAAACTCATATTCTATTCCTAAAATTAACCCAAATAGCAAAATTGAAATAAAAAGTATACTCATTTCCAGACCCAATCACAGATTGGGAAATCAATTACTACTAACCCCATTAGTACAAGAAGTTATTAATACGTTTCCTGATTGTAAAATTGATTTATTCGTTAAAGGAGGTGTTGCTTATCCAGTTTTTGAAAATTATGAGCAAATCGATAAAATTATTCAATTGCCTAAAAAGCCATTTAGCCATTTGTTAGATTATGGGTGGTGTTGGTTAAAACTGAAAAAGAAGCACTATGATTTGGTCATTAATGGTGATAAAAATTCATCATCCGGGAGGTTATCAACTCAATTTTCTAAAGCCACATATAAAATTTTTGGTGATGTTGATGAAGAAATTCAGAATACTTATAAGGATTACGAGCATATTTCAAAATATCCCATTTATATTTTAAGACATTTTTTAGAAAAGTTAGGATTTTCTAAAAATAATAATGAAATCCCAGTTTTAAATATAAAGTTGAGTGAAGTTGAAATAGCAAACGGTAAAAAAATATTAGACACTATTGCAGATAATGATAAAAATACCATTTGTATCTACACCAATGCAACTGGATCAAAATGTTATTCTGAAGATTGGTGGGAAACTTTCTATACACGTTTAAAAAAGGAATATTCTAATTATAATATTATAGAAATGCTTCCTATTGAAAACATTTCAAAAATATCATTTAAAGCACCAAGTTTTTATAGCAAAGATATTCGAGAAATGGGAGCCATTATTAAAAACACGACTGTGTTTATTGCCGCAGATAATGGCGTTATGCATTTAGCAAGTGCATCCTTAACGCCTACGGTTGGTTTCTTTTCGGTAACAAACCAAAACATATATGAGCCTTATGGTAATGGGAGTGTTGCTTTAAACACTAATAAAACAACAATTGATGATTGGTTTATAGAGATAGATAGAATACTTAAGTCGTGA
- a CDS encoding alkene reductase, whose product MNVFESYQLGNTTLKNRVVMAPMTRCRAINNIPNDLMAEYYEQRAGAGLIITEGTSPSPNGLGYPRIPGAFSDEQIAGWKKIADAVHQKDGKIFVQLMHCGRITGKANLPEGAFTVGPSAVQADGEIFTETGMVAHDTPKEMTLEDIEIAKNEFANAAFRLVNEAGVDGIEIHAANGYLLNQFLNPKSNQRTDFYGGNFVNRSRFVIETTKQVVEKIGPEKVGIRFSPYGAFNDMEAHHNEVESIFTYLAEELSQLKIAYIHVVDQRVAFSAPDFTSDIQKIIKERFKGTVITGGDINNSEKAASVLSKGYDLVYVGRPYISNPNFVDQIKLNKELVPPNMDLFYSSEAEGYTTY is encoded by the coding sequence ATGAATGTATTTGAATCCTATCAATTAGGAAATACAACTCTTAAAAATAGAGTTGTCATGGCGCCAATGACGAGATGTCGTGCTATAAATAACATCCCTAACGACCTCATGGCTGAATATTATGAACAAAGGGCGGGAGCTGGTTTAATAATCACAGAAGGCACTTCGCCGTCTCCAAACGGTTTAGGATACCCTAGAATACCTGGGGCTTTTAGCGATGAACAAATTGCTGGCTGGAAGAAAATAGCTGATGCTGTACATCAAAAAGATGGTAAAATATTTGTGCAATTGATGCACTGTGGCCGTATTACCGGAAAAGCTAATTTACCGGAAGGTGCTTTTACTGTAGGGCCGTCTGCGGTTCAAGCTGATGGAGAAATTTTTACTGAAACAGGCATGGTGGCTCATGATACTCCAAAAGAAATGACACTTGAAGACATAGAGATTGCTAAAAATGAATTTGCCAATGCCGCTTTTAGATTGGTAAATGAGGCTGGAGTTGATGGTATAGAAATTCATGCAGCAAATGGTTATTTATTAAATCAGTTTTTAAACCCAAAATCCAACCAAAGAACCGATTTTTATGGAGGAAACTTCGTTAATAGGAGCCGTTTTGTAATAGAAACAACAAAACAGGTTGTTGAAAAAATAGGACCAGAAAAAGTAGGGATTCGTTTTTCTCCTTATGGTGCATTTAATGATATGGAGGCCCATCACAACGAAGTAGAAAGTATTTTTACTTATTTGGCAGAAGAACTGTCCCAATTGAAGATAGCCTATATACATGTTGTAGACCAGCGTGTTGCCTTTTCTGCTCCAGATTTCACTTCAGATATTCAAAAAATAATTAAGGAGAGATTTAAAGGTACAGTAATTACTGGTGGCGATATTAATAATTCGGAAAAAGCAGCATCCGTTTTAAGCAAAGGATACGATTTAGTTTATGTAGGGAGACCATACATTTCTAACCCCAATTTTGTTGATCAAATTAAGCTAAATAAAGAGTTAGTACCTCCAAATATGGATTTGTTTTATTCATCAGAAGCAGAAGGCTATACCACTTATTAG